A region from the Flexibacter flexilis DSM 6793 genome encodes:
- a CDS encoding TolC family protein produces the protein MKQKVFFAIYSLVLGFVFVGCQKFNTNLSISQKPIPQHFGSPAASADTATIADLNWRTYFADSLLIGLIDTALVNNLDLQIALQRIEMARATKQGTWGAILPQVEANVGGGLRKFGLYTMDGAGNATTEITPGKLIPENLPDMYVGLQASWEVDIWGKLHTQRKAAVANYLASLEGRNFVASCLVTDIASAYYELVALDNELDILNRFVEKQKEALDVIQTQKNVGRANQLAVQQFEAQLLSAQAMETETKQQIIQTQNFINFLLGRYPQAIKRNKTGLFRETPAQIATGVPSQLLTHRPDIREATFALQATKFDLQAAKMAFLPSLNITAGLGFQAFNPKYLFWTPASLAYSALGSLAAPLINRNALKAQFSTAKASQLAAMYAYQKTILNAYVEVANQVSNLENIHQVYWLKKQQTDILASAVETSTELYRTAKANYLEILFAQQNSLQAQLELVGIAKRKQMATVNIYRTLGGGWR, from the coding sequence ATGAAACAGAAAGTTTTTTTTGCAATATACAGCCTTGTGTTAGGCTTTGTTTTTGTTGGTTGTCAGAAATTTAACACCAATCTTAGCATTTCCCAAAAGCCTATTCCGCAGCATTTTGGTAGCCCTGCGGCTTCTGCTGATACGGCCACTATTGCCGACCTGAATTGGCGCACATATTTTGCCGATTCGTTGCTCATCGGGCTGATAGATACGGCTTTGGTCAATAATTTGGATTTGCAAATCGCGTTGCAACGCATCGAAATGGCACGCGCCACCAAACAAGGCACTTGGGGCGCAATATTGCCACAAGTGGAAGCCAATGTAGGCGGTGGGCTTCGCAAATTTGGGCTTTATACAATGGACGGCGCAGGCAATGCCACCACCGAAATTACACCAGGTAAACTCATTCCCGAAAATCTGCCCGATATGTATGTAGGTTTGCAGGCTTCGTGGGAAGTGGATATTTGGGGCAAATTGCATACCCAACGCAAGGCCGCTGTCGCCAACTATTTGGCAAGTCTCGAAGGACGTAATTTTGTGGCATCGTGCTTGGTAACCGACATTGCCAGCGCGTATTATGAACTGGTGGCATTGGATAACGAATTGGATATTTTGAACCGTTTTGTTGAAAAACAAAAAGAGGCTTTGGACGTAATTCAGACGCAAAAAAATGTAGGTCGCGCCAATCAGTTGGCCGTGCAACAATTTGAAGCACAATTGCTTAGTGCACAAGCAATGGAAACCGAAACCAAACAACAGATTATCCAGACACAGAATTTTATTAATTTTCTGCTCGGACGCTACCCGCAAGCCATCAAACGCAACAAAACGGGTTTGTTTCGGGAAACACCTGCCCAAATTGCGACGGGAGTGCCTTCGCAGTTGCTCACGCATCGCCCCGACATTCGCGAAGCAACTTTTGCGCTGCAAGCAACCAAATTCGATTTGCAAGCCGCCAAAATGGCCTTTTTGCCGAGCCTCAACATTACGGCGGGCTTAGGTTTTCAGGCTTTTAATCCCAAATATTTGTTTTGGACACCTGCGTCTTTGGCTTACTCGGCACTGGGAAGTTTGGCCGCGCCACTGATTAACCGTAACGCACTCAAAGCGCAATTCAGCACGGCCAAAGCCAGCCAATTGGCGGCCATGTACGCGTACCAAAAAACAATTCTGAATGCTTATGTGGAAGTGGCCAATCAGGTATCTAATCTTGAAAATATACATCAAGTTTACTGGCTCAAAAAGCAACAAACTGATATTTTGGCCAGTGCCGTGGAAACTTCTACGGAGCTGTACCGAACCGCCAAAGCCAATTATTTGGAAATATTATTTGCCCAACAAAATTCGTTGCAAGCACAACTCGAATTGGTTGGCATTGCCAAACGTAAACAAATGGCCACTGTCAATATTTACAGGACGTTGGGCGGCGGCTGGCGATAG
- a CDS encoding efflux RND transporter permease subunit: protein MIEKFIHRPVLAIVISIIICMLGGIALFKLPMTLFPSIAPPEVNVTVEYTGANAETVTKAAIVPLERAINGVPGMKYMSSDAGNDGVGVVQILFDIGTDPDVAGVNVQNRVNAVMGELPEEVIKSGVKIAKEENAMLMYLNIFSTDTTMDEKFVFNFADINIIPELRRIKGVGYCSMLGVKEYAMRVWLKPDKMLAYNISTEDVTNALQEENVEAAPGKIGESSDKKSQSLQYTVRYTGKFTTPEQYGNIPLRAEASGKILRIRDVADVEFGTIYFDVESKLNGKPCAAIMLKQLPGSNASEVIANVKTRLAELKQKSFLKGMDYSLNYDISQFLDASVHEVIKTLIEAFILVAFVVFIFLQDWRSTLIPTFTVPVALIGTMFFISLLGFSLNMITLFAMVLAIGVVIDDSIVVVEAIHAKLEQSPDMTVTEATEQAMKEISGAIMAITLVMSAVFVPVAFMSGPSGIFYRQFSLTMAISIVLSGVVALTLTPALSTLILRKHAHDANRKHNVFTRLLAGFNRGYERIEGRYRKVLELILHRRTITFGILLLFCLGTGILGKTLPSGFIPNEDQGTFYASITTPSGATLERTKEVVNEIQRVAQQTEGVASVSTLSGTNILSDGTGATYGTALINLKTWHERNVSVDDVMETLTEKTAHIKDAAIEFFPPPAVPGYGNASGFELRLLNKTGDGDLKKMEEVVKQFIQDLKARPEIASAFTIFDVSFPQYTLLLDLDKAAQKGVTVSNAMGSLQTMLGSEYATNFIRFGQMYKVMVQALPEYRAKPEDLLKLYVKNDREEMVPLSAFVTLEKTYGPDQITRYNMFPSAELNGEGKQGVSSGDVLKAVQETAREKLPRGYDIDWAGISRDEAGAGNEGVFIFIICLAFVYLLLAAQYESFLLPLSVILSLPTGIFGAFFLLSVLGLENNIYAQIAMVMLIGLLGKNAILIVEFAAQKQEEGHTPLQAAIEGATLRLRPILMTSFAFMAGLLPLVVATGAGAVGNRTIGSAALGGMLFGTVFGVIVIPGLYVVFASLARKKTTQPTISNSNV from the coding sequence ATGATAGAAAAATTTATACATCGCCCTGTGCTGGCCATCGTTATTTCCATTATTATTTGTATGCTGGGAGGAATTGCCTTGTTCAAACTTCCCATGACGCTCTTTCCGAGCATTGCGCCGCCCGAAGTAAACGTAACCGTAGAATATACGGGAGCTAACGCCGAAACCGTAACCAAAGCCGCCATTGTGCCACTCGAACGCGCCATTAATGGCGTGCCTGGCATGAAATACATGAGTAGCGATGCGGGCAACGATGGCGTTGGTGTGGTGCAAATATTGTTTGACATAGGCACAGACCCCGACGTGGCGGGCGTAAATGTCCAAAACCGCGTCAATGCCGTGATGGGCGAGCTGCCCGAAGAAGTAATTAAAAGCGGGGTAAAAATTGCCAAAGAAGAAAACGCCATGCTCATGTATCTGAATATTTTTAGCACGGATACGACGATGGACGAAAAATTTGTATTCAATTTCGCCGACATCAATATTATTCCTGAGTTGCGCCGCATCAAAGGCGTAGGCTATTGTAGTATGTTGGGGGTAAAAGAATACGCGATGCGTGTTTGGTTAAAACCTGATAAAATGCTGGCTTACAACATTTCTACGGAAGATGTAACCAACGCTTTACAAGAAGAAAACGTAGAAGCCGCCCCCGGTAAAATTGGTGAAAGTAGCGACAAGAAAAGCCAGTCGTTACAATACACCGTCCGTTATACAGGCAAGTTTACGACTCCCGAACAATACGGAAACATTCCGTTGCGGGCGGAGGCTTCGGGCAAAATCCTTAGGATTCGAGATGTGGCTGATGTAGAGTTCGGAACGATTTATTTTGATGTGGAAAGCAAACTCAACGGCAAACCCTGCGCCGCCATTATGCTCAAGCAGTTGCCGGGGTCTAATGCCAGCGAGGTAATTGCCAACGTAAAAACCCGATTGGCAGAACTTAAACAAAAATCTTTTTTGAAGGGAATGGATTATTCGCTCAACTACGACATTAGCCAGTTTCTGGACGCGTCCGTACACGAGGTAATCAAAACGCTGATAGAAGCCTTTATTCTGGTGGCTTTCGTGGTGTTTATTTTCTTGCAAGATTGGCGTTCCACGCTTATCCCGACATTTACGGTTCCTGTGGCTCTGATTGGGACAATGTTCTTTATCAGTCTGTTAGGCTTTTCGCTGAATATGATTACGCTGTTTGCGATGGTTTTGGCCATTGGCGTTGTAATTGATGACTCGATTGTGGTGGTGGAAGCCATTCACGCCAAACTGGAGCAGTCGCCCGACATGACCGTAACGGAAGCCACAGAACAAGCCATGAAAGAAATTAGCGGCGCGATTATGGCCATTACGTTGGTGATGTCTGCCGTGTTCGTGCCAGTGGCTTTTATGAGCGGCCCTTCAGGTATTTTTTACCGACAATTTTCGCTTACGATGGCCATTTCGATTGTGCTTTCGGGCGTGGTGGCACTTACGCTTACACCTGCACTTTCTACCCTTATTCTCCGCAAACACGCACACGATGCCAACCGCAAACACAATGTTTTTACACGCTTGTTGGCGGGTTTTAATCGTGGTTATGAACGCATCGAAGGCCGATACCGCAAGGTTTTGGAACTGATTTTGCACCGCAGGACGATTACTTTCGGGATTTTGTTGCTGTTCTGTTTGGGTACTGGCATTTTGGGCAAAACCTTGCCGTCTGGTTTTATTCCCAACGAAGACCAAGGCACTTTTTACGCCAGTATTACTACGCCTTCGGGGGCTACGCTGGAGCGAACCAAAGAAGTGGTAAACGAAATTCAGCGCGTTGCCCAACAAACCGAAGGCGTGGCGAGTGTGTCCACACTTTCGGGTACAAATATTCTTTCTGATGGAACGGGCGCGACCTATGGCACCGCTTTGATTAACCTCAAAACATGGCATGAACGCAACGTATCGGTAGATGATGTAATGGAAACGCTGACAGAAAAAACGGCTCATATCAAAGATGCGGCGATTGAGTTTTTCCCGCCGCCCGCCGTGCCGGGTTACGGAAATGCCAGTGGTTTTGAGTTGCGATTGCTCAACAAAACGGGTGATGGTGATTTGAAAAAAATGGAAGAAGTCGTAAAACAATTTATCCAAGACCTCAAAGCACGCCCCGAAATTGCGAGTGCTTTTACCATTTTCGATGTGAGTTTCCCGCAATATACCTTGCTTTTGGATTTGGATAAAGCCGCGCAAAAAGGCGTAACCGTCAGTAATGCAATGGGTTCGCTCCAAACGATGCTGGGCAGCGAATACGCCACCAATTTTATTCGTTTCGGGCAAATGTATAAAGTAATGGTGCAGGCTTTGCCCGAATATCGCGCCAAACCTGAAGATTTGCTCAAACTGTACGTCAAGAATGACCGCGAAGAAATGGTGCCGCTTTCGGCTTTTGTAACGTTGGAGAAAACCTATGGCCCCGACCAAATCACGCGTTACAATATGTTCCCGTCGGCGGAGCTAAACGGCGAAGGCAAACAAGGCGTAAGTAGTGGCGACGTGCTCAAAGCCGTGCAAGAAACAGCCAGAGAAAAACTGCCGCGCGGCTATGACATCGACTGGGCGGGTATTTCCAGAGACGAAGCGGGTGCAGGCAACGAAGGCGTGTTTATTTTCATTATCTGTCTGGCCTTTGTGTATTTGCTTTTGGCGGCACAATACGAAAGTTTTTTGCTGCCTTTGTCCGTGATTCTGTCGCTGCCTACGGGCATTTTTGGGGCTTTCTTTTTGCTGAGTGTTTTGGGTCTGGAAAATAATATTTATGCCCAAATCGCGATGGTCATGCTTATCGGTTTGTTGGGTAAAAATGCCATTCTGATAGTGGAGTTTGCCGCCCAAAAACAAGAAGAGGGGCACACGCCTTTGCAAGCGGCCATCGAAGGGGCTACGTTGCGTTTGCGCCCAATCCTGATGACTTCTTTTGCTTTTATGGCTGGTTTGTTGCCGTTGGTGGTGGCTACGGGGGCGGGTGCTGTCGGCAACCGAACCATAGGCTCGGCGGCACTGGGCGGAATGCTCTTCGGGACGGTTTTTGGCGTAATCGTGATACCGGGTTTGTATGTGGTTTTCGCTTCGCTTGCCCGCAAAAAAACAACACAACCCACTATTTCCAACTCAAACGTTTAA
- a CDS encoding transporter, whose product MKRITLNTLMVGILVLGSHVGWAQTDTTINISKRAWQLYFENSSQPNHSPADDHRAYHQMVIATDRPDQTETPFLVPQGRLQMEMGAWYEKGHELDTDLGYEVKYLHNTYNTTLWKYGISEHIEARLITEYLGEKIWKKSNDSLISDIKGLNGVSVGTKIFVCEENGFIPKTSFIGHVGLPYLGSKKFRPAFLASRFRFTMQHTLSDIFTFSYNLGLEYGGKQENTAYIYTTTVGANLFTNCSAFVELYGFVSEKSNQQDQFAGNFLHDHRFDGGISYVLQSNLQADISAGFGISKASPDYFLSCGLSYRLPK is encoded by the coding sequence ATGAAACGAATAACATTAAACACGCTCATGGTTGGTATATTGGTGCTTGGGTCGCACGTAGGCTGGGCGCAAACCGACACGACGATTAATATTAGCAAACGGGCTTGGCAACTGTATTTTGAAAACAGTTCGCAGCCGAACCACTCCCCCGCCGACGATCATCGCGCCTATCACCAAATGGTAATTGCCACTGACCGTCCCGACCAAACCGAAACCCCGTTTTTAGTCCCTCAAGGCCGCCTACAAATGGAAATGGGAGCTTGGTACGAAAAAGGTCACGAATTAGATACGGATTTGGGCTACGAGGTAAAATATTTACACAATACTTATAACACTACGCTCTGGAAATATGGTATTTCCGAGCACATAGAAGCGCGACTTATTACCGAATATTTGGGCGAAAAGATTTGGAAAAAATCAAACGACAGCCTCATTTCGGATATTAAAGGCTTGAACGGCGTTTCGGTCGGTACAAAGATTTTTGTTTGCGAAGAAAATGGTTTTATTCCCAAAACCTCGTTTATTGGTCATGTGGGGCTACCTTATTTAGGTAGCAAGAAATTTAGGCCTGCGTTTTTGGCATCGCGTTTTCGATTTACCATGCAACACACACTTTCCGACATTTTTACGTTTTCTTATAACTTAGGGTTGGAGTATGGCGGCAAGCAAGAAAATACCGCTTATATATACACCACGACCGTTGGCGCAAATCTATTTACGAATTGTTCGGCTTTTGTAGAACTTTACGGTTTTGTAAGTGAAAAATCCAACCAACAAGACCAATTTGCAGGCAATTTTTTGCACGACCACCGCTTTGATGGTGGTATTTCGTATGTACTCCAAAGTAATTTGCAGGCCGACATTTCGGCTGGTTTCGGCATTTCTAAAGCCTCGCCCGACTACTTTTTGAGTTGTGGCCTCTCCTACCGTTTACCTAAGTAA
- a CDS encoding GAF domain-containing protein has protein sequence MKTIQLSIRLPFYVGISCAIIVSIIALLQLKITNTYDDNLPLMAMSDNLKNKITKGHLWFEEYVAGDKSINPEKDVIALFLNSQKILQIAQKGGQSELGYLNKITDPNLEHLIAISENQIEEFVNITRTRQTHTDALRSDGEAANAGSQLDQQFDAKYDEIQESLSKLGVAINEKIRRDAMHIETWFVVALGMIVGIFMGIGWLIFVIQRKSEISKDKQEKKMAEDEAYIEQMTAFADTIGQGNYDADFSISEHDKLANSLHTMRQKLKTVADEDRKQNWANIGLAQMNDLLRQDSSDEIGFYRSFLTQFVKYTKANQAGLFLIREAEHTDPYLELVACVAYDRQKYLKKKMDLRDGLIGQAIFEKEMLYMTEIPQNYIRITSGLGDAPPSHLLIIPLIYNDQTYGAIEMASFFAFEKHHRDFIQKIAENLASTVGILNTNVQTKKLLESVQAQTQKMRVQEEEMRQNLEELSATQEELIRKEKHYLEQLEQYRDQRISA, from the coding sequence ATGAAAACCATTCAATTATCTATCCGACTTCCTTTTTATGTAGGTATTTCGTGTGCCATAATCGTGAGCATTATTGCATTGTTACAACTCAAAATCACGAATACTTACGACGACAATTTGCCACTAATGGCCATGAGCGACAACCTCAAAAACAAGATTACGAAAGGCCATCTTTGGTTTGAGGAATATGTAGCTGGCGACAAGTCCATTAACCCAGAAAAAGATGTGATAGCACTGTTTTTAAACTCTCAAAAAATATTGCAAATAGCACAGAAAGGCGGTCAATCCGAACTGGGCTATCTTAACAAGATCACAGACCCTAATTTAGAACACCTGATTGCCATTTCTGAAAATCAAATAGAAGAGTTTGTAAACATTACGCGCACACGCCAAACACACACCGACGCGTTGCGTTCGGACGGCGAAGCAGCCAATGCGGGAAGCCAACTCGACCAACAATTTGATGCCAAATACGACGAGATTCAAGAAAGTTTGAGCAAACTCGGTGTGGCCATCAACGAAAAAATTCGCCGCGATGCCATGCACATCGAAACGTGGTTTGTGGTGGCTTTGGGGATGATTGTGGGGATTTTTATGGGTATCGGCTGGCTTATTTTTGTGATTCAGCGCAAAAGCGAAATATCCAAAGATAAACAGGAAAAAAAAATGGCCGAAGATGAGGCTTATATCGAACAAATGACTGCTTTTGCCGATACTATCGGGCAAGGGAATTATGACGCGGATTTTAGCATTTCCGAGCATGATAAGCTGGCCAATTCGCTACACACCATGCGCCAAAAACTCAAAACCGTAGCCGACGAAGACCGCAAACAAAATTGGGCAAATATCGGGCTGGCGCAAATGAATGATTTGTTGCGCCAAGACAGTTCCGATGAAATTGGTTTTTATCGGAGTTTTCTCACTCAATTTGTAAAATATACGAAAGCTAACCAAGCAGGCTTGTTTTTGATACGCGAAGCCGAACATACCGACCCTTATTTAGAATTGGTGGCTTGTGTGGCTTACGACCGCCAAAAATATTTGAAGAAAAAAATGGATTTGCGTGACGGACTTATTGGGCAGGCTATTTTTGAAAAAGAAATGCTTTACATGACCGAAATTCCACAAAACTATATTCGGATTACTTCGGGTCTGGGCGATGCACCACCCTCGCATTTACTCATTATTCCGTTGATTTACAACGATCAGACGTATGGAGCAATCGAAATGGCTTCGTTTTTTGCTTTTGAAAAACATCATCGCGATTTTATACAAAAAATAGCCGAAAATTTAGCTTCGACCGTTGGCATTCTCAACACCAACGTACAAACCAAAAAGCTACTGGAATCCGTACAAGCCCAAACACAAAAAATGCGCGTGCAAGAAGAAGAAATGCGCCAAAATCTGGAAGAGTTGAGTGCCACACAAGAAGAGCTTATTCGCAAAGAAAAGCACTATTTGGAGCAACTCGAACAATACCGAGACCAACGCATCAGCGCGTAA
- a CDS encoding DNA methyltransferase, whose product MKTMPENSVDVVLTDPPYLYLKHKLDRPFDEATFFSEIQRIVKPDGFVVIFGRGASFYRWNTRLAELGFAFKEEIIWDKKRISSPLMALGRRHETISISTKGKGKIKACKVPYLEMKRYDEAGILRDLKSLKGLLKTKKLDNVIAYLEKNTVVYSQKRGKESLTIGAAIATPDRQVTTLKSIVEGMKEQSIIEVAAERGSVVIHPTQKPVRLLVRLLALVGAGSNSVVFDPFAGSSGVAVAADEIGAQFVGSEIDEEYYNAAVRRISAL is encoded by the coding sequence ATGAAGACAATGCCAGAGAACAGCGTAGATGTTGTTCTTACAGACCCTCCTTACCTTTATCTCAAGCATAAACTTGATAGGCCATTCGACGAGGCTACTTTTTTTTCAGAGATTCAGCGCATAGTAAAGCCTGATGGTTTTGTTGTCATTTTTGGACGTGGCGCATCGTTCTATCGATGGAATACAAGACTTGCGGAACTTGGATTCGCCTTTAAGGAAGAGATTATCTGGGACAAGAAGCGCATATCTTCGCCGCTTATGGCACTGGGTCGCCGACATGAGACGATTAGTATAAGTACTAAGGGTAAGGGTAAGATTAAGGCGTGTAAAGTGCCTTATCTTGAAATGAAACGATATGATGAGGCGGGTATATTGCGCGATTTGAAATCGCTGAAGGGCTTACTCAAGACGAAGAAGCTTGATAATGTAATCGCGTATTTAGAAAAAAATACAGTCGTTTACAGCCAAAAACGCGGCAAAGAAAGCCTTACGATTGGGGCTGCGATAGCTACTCCAGACAGGCAAGTGACAACGCTTAAGTCGATTGTTGAGGGGATGAAGGAGCAGAGTATCATTGAAGTAGCTGCCGAGCGTGGTTCGGTAGTCATACACCCAACGCAGAAGCCTGTACGATTGTTAGTAAGATTATTAGCACTTGTAGGAGCTGGTAGCAATTCTGTTGTATTTGACCCATTCGCAGGCTCGTCAGGCGTGGCCGTTGCCGCCGATGAGATTGGTGCGCAATTTGTTGGATCTGAGATTGATGAGGAGTACTACAATGCTGCCGTTAGGCGAATATCAGCGTTGTGA